One genomic segment of Cellulophaga sp. HaHaR_3_176 includes these proteins:
- a CDS encoding RagB/SusD family nutrient uptake outer membrane protein, with product MKKNIFYSISLTCMLLVACNDDFTNISPTGALSDDALQNVTGVDLKLTAAYSAIDGERIGRLGEGTAAGGDNWWTDVVSDDAHRGSTDSDNTELFQVETLDWQTGSGWFLGRWSALFGGVNSANAVLSLIATIPDEDLSQQQGEALFLRGYYNFELQKFYGNVPFISVENFDNLEFNQPNPGPIWSQIEADFQAAIDNLGSDVVNGRANSWVAKAFLGKAYLYQEKWDEAFTLLNEVATTSPYSLNNEYVNNFNFAGENSPESMFAIQYVSDDGRSFNGNGTGTLNFPGGGPLETCCGFYQPSQDLVNAYQTDGNGQPLLDTYANTDVANDYGIASTAAFTPHTGPLDPRLDYTVSRRGIDYNGFGLNPGKEWIRADFADISGPYLPKKNVYQADEVDANRGTGGWGSDWSGINYNVMRYADVLLMAAEAAVEKTSPDLGTALDYVNRVRNRAKNMTYVQNEAGNADAANYQIEPYGSFAGQDFARQAVRFERRLEFGMEGHRLFDLRRWGVATQVINTYIQNEGADFDQSSYSTKFRAYQDKNDLFPIPVNAIDQSGNILNQNTGF from the coding sequence ATGAAAAAAAATATATTTTACTCAATATCACTTACATGCATGCTTCTAGTTGCCTGTAATGATGATTTTACCAATATTTCTCCTACAGGAGCACTCTCTGACGATGCTCTACAAAATGTTACAGGAGTAGATTTAAAGTTAACTGCCGCGTATTCTGCTATAGATGGGGAACGTATTGGCCGATTAGGTGAAGGAACTGCTGCTGGTGGAGATAACTGGTGGACAGATGTAGTTTCAGATGATGCACATAGAGGAAGTACAGATAGTGATAATACTGAACTTTTTCAAGTTGAAACTTTAGATTGGCAAACTGGTAGTGGTTGGTTTTTAGGAAGATGGAGCGCACTTTTTGGCGGTGTTAATAGTGCTAATGCTGTATTATCATTAATAGCAACTATACCTGACGAAGATTTAAGTCAACAACAAGGTGAAGCCTTATTTCTAAGAGGATATTATAATTTTGAACTTCAAAAATTTTACGGAAATGTTCCGTTTATTTCTGTTGAAAATTTTGATAACCTAGAATTTAATCAACCAAACCCAGGACCAATTTGGTCTCAAATTGAAGCAGATTTTCAAGCAGCAATTGATAATTTAGGATCAGATGTTGTTAATGGTAGAGCTAATTCATGGGTTGCTAAAGCTTTTCTAGGAAAAGCATACTTGTACCAAGAAAAATGGGATGAAGCTTTTACATTATTAAATGAAGTTGCGACTACCAGTCCATATTCATTAAACAATGAGTATGTAAATAACTTTAATTTTGCAGGAGAAAATAGCCCAGAATCAATGTTTGCTATTCAGTATGTTTCTGATGACGGTCGTTCTTTTAATGGTAACGGTACAGGTACATTGAATTTCCCTGGTGGTGGACCATTAGAAACATGTTGTGGTTTTTACCAACCAAGTCAAGATTTGGTTAATGCGTACCAAACTGATGGTAACGGACAGCCTTTATTGGATACTTATGCTAATACAGATGTTGCTAATGATTATGGTATTGCGAGTACCGCTGCTTTTACACCACATACTGGACCTTTAGATCCTAGATTAGATTATACAGTATCTAGAAGAGGTATCGATTATAATGGTTTTGGTTTAAACCCTGGTAAAGAATGGATAAGAGCTGATTTTGCAGATATTTCTGGACCTTATTTACCTAAAAAAAATGTTTACCAAGCTGATGAAGTTGATGCCAACCGTGGTACTGGTGGTTGGGGTTCAGACTGGTCTGGAATTAATTATAACGTTATGCGTTACGCAGATGTTTTATTAATGGCTGCTGAAGCTGCTGTTGAAAAAACATCACCAGATTTAGGAACCGCATTAGACTACGTAAACAGAGTTCGTAACCGTGCTAAAAACATGACTTATGTTCAAAATGAAGCTGGTAATGCTGATGCTGCCAATTATCAAATTGAACCTTACGGTTCTTTCGCTGGTCAAGATTTTGCTAGACAAGCAGTACGTTTTGAGCGTCGTTTAGAATTTGGAATGGAAGGTCATCGTTTATTTGATTTAAGAAGATGGGGTGTTGCAACCCAAGTTATCAACACATATATCCAAAATGAAGGTGCTGATTTTGATCAATCTAGTTACTCAACTAAATTTAGAGCATATCAAGATAAGAATGATTTATTTCCTATTCCTGTTAATGCTATAGATCAAAGTGGTAATATTTTAAATCAAAATACCGGGTTTTAA
- a CDS encoding TonB-dependent receptor, with the protein MNLKSLKSALLLGALLCFGFISAQQITGTVSDETGPLPGATIVVKGTTVGTQTDFDGNFTIEAEADATLVFSYVGYKKTEMAVNGKSTIDVVLQEDAAALEEVVVTGYSTQTRGDLTGSVGSVDISEATKAPIVNAAEALQGRVSGVTITNNGSPGSSPTVRIRGYGTGNSNDPLYIIDGVQTDDASILNSINPADISQMNVLKDGAAAIYGARASNGVVIITTRSGGYNMDKARVSVDTYTGFSAASNLPELLDTEQHGEMIWQSIRNDGGIPSHPQYGNGTNPVTPTTLQNTPDGISATVKPNGGTDWLDELYRTAITQNASITLENGNEKSKFLFSASYLNREGIQIATGYKRGSTRLNSEFKIGDRIKIGEHTNISFDNKSGGQSWYNFATRMSPLVPVYDDAGNFAGNYSNSTGLSNPNNPVAQANRQGDDFSKNFRVFGDIYATLDIMDGLQFKTSIGGSIKAFNDRRFEALVPESSEPIATNTLTEADQDTYEWVWNNTLSYNKSFGEHRINALVGIEALSVNSKGKEISRTGFFFETPEYYLLENGGGAANVAYAFDNSSSLFSVFSTANYSYGGKYLLTATVRQDRSSRFLGDNQSDIFPSFSAGWVVSNENFWPDDAIVSRLKFKGSWGQLGNQSLPVDNPTFNISVLSEQYADYGFNGSGGVTQGALLESVGNENLKWETSETTNFGIELGFFDNKLNLEAEYFIISTKDLISQDNSAFSTTSIAANAPYVNLGSIENKGIDATLSFADELNSGFKYGIDLNFSSYKNEVTDLISAFQVGFDGFRTTGAVTRTQVGQPISSFYGRVVDGIFASEAEVAASADQGFTADADGVGRLRYSDLNDDGVINDEDRTFIGSPHPDFTYGLNLSASYKGLDISAFLQGSQGNDIYNNDKVYTDLPTFFNANRSVRVLDSWTPDNLDAALPALSQSITNNEGAANSSFVEDGSYLRMKNLQIGYTFNDQFSSILGMDSVRFYLQGTNLFTITGYDGVDPELQPRFNDNGSIDNLTIGVSDNNYPIASIYSLGINLKF; encoded by the coding sequence ATGAATCTAAAATCACTTAAAAGTGCATTATTACTTGGAGCTTTGCTTTGCTTCGGGTTTATTAGTGCACAACAGATTACTGGTACGGTGTCAGATGAAACTGGCCCATTACCTGGAGCAACAATTGTTGTTAAAGGAACAACAGTTGGAACACAAACAGACTTTGATGGAAACTTTACCATTGAAGCTGAAGCAGATGCTACACTAGTTTTTAGTTATGTAGGTTATAAAAAAACAGAAATGGCTGTAAACGGAAAATCTACTATAGATGTAGTTTTACAGGAAGATGCTGCAGCACTTGAAGAAGTTGTTGTAACTGGGTATTCTACACAAACCAGAGGTGACCTTACTGGCTCTGTAGGTAGTGTTGATATCTCTGAAGCTACTAAAGCTCCTATTGTAAATGCTGCCGAAGCATTACAAGGAAGAGTTTCTGGGGTTACTATTACAAACAATGGTTCTCCTGGTTCGTCTCCTACAGTAAGGATAAGAGGATATGGTACTGGTAACAGTAATGACCCTTTATATATTATTGATGGAGTTCAAACTGATGATGCTAGTATCTTAAACTCAATAAACCCTGCTGATATATCGCAAATGAATGTACTTAAAGATGGTGCAGCTGCAATATATGGAGCTAGAGCATCTAATGGTGTTGTTATTATTACTACCAGAAGTGGAGGTTACAATATGGACAAAGCACGTGTTTCAGTTGACACATATACTGGTTTTTCTGCTGCTTCAAACCTTCCTGAATTGTTAGATACAGAACAACATGGAGAAATGATTTGGCAAAGTATCAGAAATGATGGTGGTATACCATCACACCCTCAATACGGAAATGGCACGAACCCTGTAACACCAACAACTTTACAAAATACTCCGGATGGTATTTCAGCAACAGTAAAACCTAATGGCGGAACAGATTGGTTAGACGAACTTTACAGAACAGCAATTACTCAAAATGCTTCCATAACTCTTGAAAATGGTAACGAAAAATCTAAATTTCTTTTTTCTGCTAGCTATTTAAATCGTGAAGGTATTCAAATTGCTACTGGCTATAAAAGAGGTTCTACTAGATTAAATTCAGAATTTAAAATTGGAGATAGAATTAAAATAGGTGAACATACAAATATATCTTTTGATAATAAATCTGGTGGCCAGTCTTGGTATAATTTTGCTACAAGAATGTCTCCACTAGTACCTGTTTATGACGATGCTGGTAATTTCGCTGGGAACTATAGTAACTCTACTGGTCTTTCAAACCCAAATAACCCAGTTGCCCAAGCTAATAGACAAGGTGATGATTTCAGCAAAAATTTTAGAGTTTTTGGTGATATTTATGCAACTCTTGATATTATGGATGGACTACAGTTCAAAACTTCTATTGGTGGTTCTATTAAAGCTTTTAATGACAGACGTTTTGAAGCCTTGGTTCCTGAATCATCTGAACCTATTGCTACAAATACACTTACGGAAGCAGATCAAGACACTTACGAGTGGGTTTGGAATAACACATTAAGTTATAACAAGTCTTTTGGCGAGCACAGAATTAATGCATTAGTAGGTATTGAAGCACTAAGTGTTAATTCAAAAGGTAAAGAAATTTCAAGAACTGGTTTTTTCTTTGAAACTCCTGAATATTATTTATTAGAAAATGGTGGCGGTGCTGCTAACGTTGCATATGCTTTTGATAACTCATCATCTTTGTTTTCAGTTTTTAGTACTGCAAATTATAGTTATGGTGGTAAATATTTATTAACAGCTACTGTTCGTCAAGATAGATCTTCTAGATTTTTAGGAGACAACCAAAGTGATATATTCCCTTCTTTTAGTGCTGGTTGGGTTGTTAGTAATGAAAATTTTTGGCCTGATGATGCTATTGTGAGTAGATTAAAATTTAAAGGTTCATGGGGACAGTTAGGTAACCAATCTCTTCCTGTAGACAATCCTACTTTTAATATCTCGGTATTAAGCGAACAATATGCTGATTACGGATTTAATGGTAGTGGAGGAGTAACACAAGGAGCTCTTTTAGAATCTGTAGGTAATGAAAATTTAAAATGGGAAACTAGTGAAACTACAAACTTTGGTATCGAACTTGGTTTCTTTGATAATAAATTAAATCTTGAAGCTGAATATTTTATCATAAGCACTAAAGATTTGATTAGTCAAGATAATAGTGCATTCAGTACTACTTCAATTGCAGCAAATGCTCCTTATGTAAACCTTGGTTCTATAGAGAATAAAGGTATCGATGCGACACTTAGTTTTGCTGACGAATTAAATTCAGGTTTTAAATACGGTATTGACCTTAACTTCTCTAGTTATAAAAATGAGGTTACAGATTTAATCAGTGCTTTTCAAGTAGGGTTTGATGGTTTCAGAACTACTGGTGCCGTTACAAGAACTCAAGTAGGACAACCTATTTCATCTTTTTATGGTAGAGTTGTTGACGGTATATTTGCTTCAGAAGCTGAAGTGGCTGCAAGTGCTGATCAAGGCTTTACAGCAGATGCTGACGGTGTTGGTAGACTTAGATATAGTGACCTTAATGACGATGGTGTAATCAATGATGAAGACAGAACGTTTATAGGTTCTCCTCACCCTGATTTTACATATGGATTAAACTTAAGTGCATCATACAAAGGGCTTGATATCTCAGCTTTTTTACAAGGATCTCAAGGAAATGACATTTATAATAACGATAAAGTGTATACTGATTTACCTACTTTTTTCAATGCAAACAGAAGTGTAAGAGTTCTTGATTCATGGACACCAGATAATCTTGATGCTGCTTTACCTGCATTGAGTCAAAGTATTACTAATAACGAAGGTGCTGCAAATTCATCTTTTGTAGAAGATGGTTCTTACCTGCGTATGAAGAACTTACAAATCGGATATACTTTTAATGATCAATTTTCAAGTATATTAGGTATGGATAGTGTTCGTTTCTACCTTCAAGGTACTAATCTATTTACCATCACTGGTTATGATGGTGTAGACCCAGAGTTACAGCCAAGATTTAATGATAATGGTTCTATTGATAACCTTACTATAGGTGTATCTGACAACAACTACCCAATAGCTTCAATTTACTCATTAGGGATTAACTTAAAATTTTAA